One genomic segment of Desulfomicrobium sp. ZS1 includes these proteins:
- a CDS encoding DUF3365 domain-containing protein, with translation MHILKPSKIQTKFVSGLLVASIFLGIVFSIGFYLHMKNVLEEEVRDKAMLIFAHVDSIQHYVRDVLRPAMYERLPASFVIEAMSSSYISRTIMSPINDDRGGTIYRRVAIDARNPAYEANKHERELIRYFRANPEQELWQGYKTMDGEKYFLKVRSVRFEDGCMYCHGRPEDAPPELLTLYGGRGFGKEENSIAGVDFVGISVQSSVGRVQQTILTYFAFFAFGALLFFSATNFLFRVLVVNNLKRLNSVFRRNVVDAEGSELLHRLEQGDEIEELVDGMEQMGNHLFEVRRQLQDYAENLRKMVDERTEALSHEAEARQADVHLFVRLLEDMRRSGSRSELWSLALPQICTRFGARSIAYVCTMVTRNYYVWPESSPSPELPENMVEVLTGSACLQSGARIFVPVESSTGNAEGILCLYWDTEAEAARHDQRVLTALGRQLGTAAENLTAIDSLLRQMNVLETIVEGITDPLALMDANCAVLTVNQAARQLTSELTEGERTDGNMLAIFFDPQSQPCPMVEAIRRGTPDLREVELPAGRSFSLSMYPVRSSDGQTDRVVVYVRETTMEKRMRSQVWHSEKMATVGKLTAGLAHEINNPLGVILCYAGLLRQTISDPQQASDLNIIERHTRQAQRVLQELLNFARPKAAGSGTADACSVAASVSEVFSVQAAKKRARLTVDHPAKPLLVRMGIGELEQVLSNLVINALDAVGEGDGEIVVRVAPMDGRVAIVVEDNGPGVSAADAPHIFDPFYSTKAIGAGTGLGLAVVYGMARDVGGEVRVEHSDLGGARFVVLLPSVINPESDTTQLRKE, from the coding sequence ATGCATATCCTCAAGCCATCAAAAATACAGACAAAATTTGTGTCCGGACTTTTGGTTGCTTCCATTTTTTTGGGCATTGTCTTCTCCATCGGCTTTTACCTGCACATGAAAAATGTGCTGGAAGAGGAAGTCCGGGACAAGGCCATGCTCATCTTCGCCCACGTCGATTCCATTCAGCACTACGTGCGCGATGTCCTCCGCCCGGCGATGTACGAGCGTCTGCCGGCCTCGTTTGTCATCGAGGCCATGTCCTCCTCCTACATCTCGCGGACCATCATGTCCCCGATCAACGACGATCGCGGCGGCACCATCTATCGCCGTGTGGCCATCGACGCGCGCAACCCCGCCTATGAAGCCAACAAGCATGAACGGGAGCTGATCCGCTATTTCCGGGCCAATCCCGAACAGGAGCTGTGGCAGGGCTACAAGACCATGGACGGGGAAAAATATTTCCTGAAGGTGCGCTCCGTGCGTTTCGAGGACGGATGCATGTATTGCCATGGCCGCCCCGAGGACGCTCCGCCCGAACTGTTGACCCTTTACGGGGGCCGTGGGTTCGGCAAGGAGGAGAACTCCATCGCCGGGGTCGATTTCGTGGGCATCTCCGTGCAGAGCAGTGTCGGGCGCGTGCAGCAGACCATTTTGACCTATTTCGCATTTTTCGCTTTTGGCGCGCTGCTTTTCTTTTCCGCGACAAACTTCCTGTTTCGGGTTTTGGTGGTTAATAACCTAAAACGGCTCAACAGTGTTTTCAGGCGCAACGTGGTCGATGCCGAAGGCTCTGAACTCCTGCACCGGCTGGAGCAGGGCGACGAGATCGAGGAGCTGGTCGACGGCATGGAACAGATGGGAAATCATCTCTTTGAGGTCCGGCGGCAGCTGCAGGATTATGCGGAGAATTTGCGCAAGATGGTTGATGAGCGCACGGAGGCTCTCTCTCACGAGGCCGAAGCCCGGCAGGCGGACGTGCATCTATTTGTGCGCCTGCTGGAGGACATGCGCCGCAGCGGCTCGCGTTCCGAACTCTGGAGCCTGGCTCTGCCCCAGATCTGCACCCGTTTCGGGGCGCGTAGTATCGCCTATGTCTGCACCATGGTCACCCGAAATTATTATGTCTGGCCGGAATCGTCGCCCAGTCCGGAGCTGCCGGAGAACATGGTGGAGGTCTTGACCGGTAGTGCCTGCCTGCAATCGGGGGCCAGGATTTTCGTGCCGGTCGAGTCCAGCACCGGCAATGCCGAGGGCATTCTTTGCCTCTACTGGGACACCGAGGCCGAGGCCGCACGGCATGACCAGCGGGTGCTTACGGCGCTCGGCCGTCAGCTTGGCACGGCGGCGGAAAATCTGACGGCCATCGACAGCCTGCTCCGGCAGATGAACGTGCTTGAGACCATAGTCGAAGGCATCACCGATCCGCTGGCGCTCATGGATGCGAACTGCGCCGTGCTGACCGTGAACCAGGCCGCCCGTCAGTTGACCTCGGAATTGACGGAAGGCGAACGCACGGACGGTAATATGCTGGCCATCTTTTTCGATCCGCAGTCCCAGCCGTGTCCGATGGTTGAAGCCATCCGCAGAGGTACCCCGGATCTGCGCGAAGTCGAATTGCCCGCCGGCAGATCCTTTTCGCTGTCCATGTACCCGGTGCGCAGTTCCGACGGACAGACGGACCGCGTGGTCGTCTACGTGCGCGAGACGACCATGGAGAAACGCATGCGTTCCCAGGTCTGGCATTCGGAGAAGATGGCCACGGTGGGCAAACTCACGGCGGGCCTGGCGCATGAGATCAACAATCCGCTCGGGGTCATCCTCTGCTACGCAGGCCTGCTGCGCCAGACGATCTCCGATCCGCAGCAGGCGTCTGACCTGAATATCATCGAGCGTCACACCAGACAGGCGCAGCGGGTGCTGCAGGAACTTCTCAATTTTGCCCGCCCCAAGGCCGCAGGGTCCGGCACGGCCGATGCCTGCAGCGTGGCGGCTTCCGTATCCGAAGTGTTTTCCGTGCAGGCCGCCAAAAAGAGAGCGCGCCTGACGGTGGATCATCCAGCAAAGCCCTTGCTGGTGCGCATGGGCATCGGTGAACTGGAGCAGGTCCTGAGCAACCTGGTCATCAATGCCCTTGACGCGGTCGGCGAGGGGGATGGAGAGATTGTGGTGCGGGTCGCGCCCATGGACGGGAGGGTGGCCATTGTGGTGGAAGATAACGGGCCGGGCGTCTCGGCGGCGGATGCGCCGCATATTTTCGACCCCTTTTATTCGACCAAGGCCATCGGTGCCGGTACCGGATTGGGCCTGGCCGTGGTCTACGGCATGGCCAGGGATGTGGGCGGAGAGGTCCGCGTGGAGCATTCGGACCTGGGCGGGGCGCGTTTTGTGGTGCTCCTGCCGTCCGTGATCAATCCGGAGTCGGATACAACGCAGCTGAGGAAAGAATGA